The proteins below come from a single Alnus glutinosa chromosome 9, dhAlnGlut1.1, whole genome shotgun sequence genomic window:
- the LOC133878373 gene encoding embryo-specific protein ATS3A-like → MRNCRGSLLACCVLFLSLLVGGESLPPEKKNNCTYTVTIQTTCTKDAGTSNDVRLRFGDTNSNDILVRRLNSKHVRRVDPLEPEVLDDVPRKPFQACIVDEFQVMGQCVQSPICYLYLKLAGADDWRPGFAQVKVLEGTHLSSDYFYFHRYLPRHAWHGFDLCDREVTPFGIKHKRKVFAKKLCD, encoded by the exons ATGAGGAATTGCAGAGGATCGCTCTTGGCTTGTTGTGTgttatttctttctttactCGTCGGAGGGGAAAGTCTGCCACCGGAAAAGAAG AATAACTGTACCTACACGGTTACCATACAGACAACTTGCACTAAGGACGCCGGAACCTCAAACGATGTCCGGCTGAGATTTGGTGACACAAATTCTAATGACATATTGGTCCGGCGTCTGAATTCGAAGCACGTGCGGAGGGTGGATCCATTAGAGCCTGAGGTCCTCGACGACGTGCCCAGAAAACCATTTCAAGCTTGCATTGTGGACGAATTCCAAGTAATGGGTCAATGCGTGCAGTCACCCATTTGCTACCTATACCTGAAACTGGCCGGAGCCGATGATTGGCGACCGGGTTTTGCACAGGTTAAGGTGCTAGAGGGGACTCATCTCAGCTCGgattatttctattttcatCGATACTTGCCTAGGCATGCATGGCATGGCTTTGATTTGTGTGATAGGGAGGTCACTCCTTTTGGGATCAAGCACAAAAGGAAGGTCTTTGCAAAGAAGCTATGTGATTAA
- the LOC133877107 gene encoding uncharacterized protein LOC133877107, producing the protein MSHDSLFDRFFSSKNQTITVTNRIFPSFFSLPLPPPLLIPSIFFFPQRKNKNQTLIIHVLISHSFHQCAKMERKRTLMLNWDGLRDDDEDDRFFESNDRISSAVSLNLASSSSDEDDDGDVDFEESRVSFTSAVSSVRSVKSRSSSARPPDYDFWISAPGSINERRKRLLRGMGLDNKKDLISFKRIVSNRSLAPPLTSTATTAPSEEPKTESPSNSNSNSPSPSQFPIVLVRSRSDSDIETFSISRRRKVELIGAISKQRLTRTYSMLLAPRARVFPPYMDSVRVWPKGAGSAAAPGRSIRSALSKSRFGAFFLIKNLDTGTEFIVSEYGEDGMWNRLSELQTGRKLTMEEFEKCVGYSPVVKELMRRENVSSRPMNDVDESAIERKVTANSYFSKSLRMSKRGGAALLKNVRGLANSMSGVLIGEKEREFSQLPSPVLEQKPGKNLASSSEWVKVRQSGKSYKELSALQLCQEIQAHEGSIWTIKFSQDARFLASAGEDRIVHVWEVQDCEIMSLRLGEEGGAISQNMSPIHPSLCAASPDNKPYPALGEVTPLPSEKKRKGKSSTRKGNSIPDYVHVPETVFSLSERPVCSFQGHVDDVLDLSWSKSQLLLSSSMDKTVRLWDLESKSCLKLFAHNDYVTCIQFNPVDDNYFISGSLDAKVRLWSVPDRHVVDWIDFHEMVTAASYTPDGQGAIIGSHKGSIRTYNTEDCKLDQTSQIDIQTKKKSHGKKITGFQFAPGNPSEVLVTSADSRIRILDGSDITHKFKGFRNTSSQIAASFSLDGRYIVSASEDSHVYIWKREEPRNGGTGKGKSIITVQSQEHFQCKDVSVAIPWPGTIKGDPPAMPVHSKRQSKIFTSPLPSASVSPTREDNGTNSKRHLPPLPKKTSTALESASTPTEEELALVSHTESGIDESLINSVSASVRLGDSFSISAAANPSSSWSSSWSLFDAGNNHVSHSIQPTSWGLVIVTAGLGGEIRAYQNFGLPRRIGRQTSLFGGNT; encoded by the exons ATGAGTCATGACTCCCTTTTTGACCGTTTCTTTTCAtccaaaaaccaaacaataacGGTAACCAACCGCATCTTCCcctcctttttctctcttccactTCCTCCCCCTCTCCTAAttccttccattttttttttcccccaaagaaaaaataaaaatcaaacactgATAATTCATGTTTTGATTTCGCACAGTTTTCACCAATGCGCCAAGATGGAACGCAAACGGACTCTGATGTTGAATTGGGACGGCCTCCGCGACGACGACGAAGACGACCGCTTCTTCGAGTCCAACGACAGAATCTCCTCCGCCGTTTCACTCAACCTCGCGTCGTCCTCGTCCGACGAAGACGATGACGGCGACGTCGACTTCGAAGAAAGCCGTGTGTCCTTCACCTCGGCCGTGTCCTCCGTCCGCTCCGTCAAATCCCGAAGCTCCTCGGCCCGGCCCCCCGACTACGATTTCTGGATTTCCGCGCCGGGCTCCATTAATGAACGCCGCAAGCGCCTACTACGAGGCATGGGGTTGGACAATAAGAAAGATTTGATCAGCTTCAAACGCATCGTTTCGAATAGATCTCTCGCTCCACCACTTACTTCTACAGCGACTACCGCTCCTAGCGAAGAACCGAAAACAGAGTCGCCTTCGAATTCGAATTCGAATTCCCCATCGCCATCGCAGTTTCCGATCGTTCTGGTCCGGTCACGGTCCGACAGCGACATCGAGACATTTTCGATATCCAGGCGAAGGAAAGTGGAGCTAATCGGTGCAATATCGAAGCAAAGGCTCACGCGAACGTACTCGATGCTACTAGCACCACGCGCACGAGTATTCCCTCCGTACATGGATTCCGTCAGGGTGTGGCCGAAAGGAGCCGGATCAGCCGCCGCTCCCGGCCGGTCCATCCGGAGTGCGCTGTCTAAGAGCCGGTTCGGCGCGTTCTTTCTGATCAAGAACCTGGACACGGGGACGGAGTTCATCGTGAGCGAGTACGGCGAAGACGGGATGTGGAACAGGCTCAGCGAGCTTCAGACCGGGAGGAAGCTAACGATGGAGGAATTCGAAAAGTGCGTGGGGTATTCTCCGGTGGTGAAGGAGCTAATGCGTCGAGAGAATGTGTCGTCGAGGCCGATGAACGACGTCGACGAAAGCGCCATCGAGAGGAAAGTCACCGCGAATTCATATTTCTCCAAGAGTCTGAGGATGAGCAAGAGAGGAGGGGCTGCGCTGTTGAAGAACGTGAGGGGTTTGGCGAATTCAATGAGCGGAGTGCTGATTGGTGAGAAGGAGAGAGAATTCTCGCAGCTTCCATCGCCGGTGTTAGAGCAGAAACCGGGAAAGAATTTGGCTTCTTCTTCGGAATGGGTAAAAGTCCGGCAGAGCGGGAAGTCGTACAAGGAGCTCTCGGCGCTGCAATTATGCCAAGAGATTCAGGCCCATGAGGGGTCGATTTGGACGATCAAGTTCAGCCAGGACGCGCGGTTTCTTGCCAGCGCAGGGGAGGACCGGATCGTTCACGTGTGGGAAGTGCAGGATTGCGAAATCATGTCGTTGAGACTTGGCGAGGAAGGAGGGGCTATTTCCCAGAATATGAGTCCTATTCATCCTTCCCTCTGTGCTGCTTCTCCCGATAATAAACCCTATCCGGCTCTTGGGGAGGTTACGCCATTGCCAtcggagaagaagagaaagggcAAGTCTAGCACGAGGAAAGGGAATTCGATTCCGGACTATGTTCACGTACCGGAGACGGTGTTCTCACTCTCAGAGAGGCCTGTCTGCTCCTTCCAAGGTCATGTGGATGATGTTTTGGACCTGTCCTGGTCCAAATCTCAG CTGTTGCTCTCATCTTCGATGGACAAAACTGTGAGGTTATGGGACTTGGAAAGCAAGAGCTGCCTAAAGCTGTTTGCTCACAACGACTATG TAACTTGCATACAGTTCAATCCTGTAGACGACAATTATTTCATTAGTGGCTCACTCGATGCAAAGGTTCGACTATGGAGCGTACCCGATCGGCATGTTGTCGATTGGATTGACTTTCATGAAATGGTCACCGCTGCATCTTACACCCCTGACGGCCAG GGTGCCATCATTGGTTCACACAAAGGGAGTATTCGCACGTATAACACTGAAG aTTGCAAATTAGATCAAACAAGCCAGATTGATATTCAAACTAAGAAGAAATCTCACGGTAAAAAAATTACTGGCTTCCAG TTTGCCCCAGGAAATCCATCTGAAGTGCTTGTTACTTCGGCTGATTCCCGGATTAGGATTTTGGATGGTTCAGATATCACTCACAAGTTCAAAG GTTTTCGAAATACAAGCAGCCAAATTGCAGCTTCTTTTAGTCTAGATGGGAGATACATCGTTAGTGCAAGTGAAGATTCTCATGTTTACATTTGGAAGCGTGAAGAGCCCAGAAATGGAGGCACTGGAAAAGGCAAAAGCATAATCACTGTCCAATCACAAGAGCACTTTCAGTGCAAGGATGTTTCGGTAGCAATCCCATGGCCAGGCACAATAAAAGGTGACCCCCCAGCCATGCCGGTGCATTCAAAAAGGCAATCCAAAATTTTCACCTCCCCGTTACCTTCTGCTAGTGTTTCTCCAACCCGAGAGGACAACGGCACAAACAGTAAAAGACATTTGCCACCGCTTCCCAAGAAAACCTCTACTGCTCTAGAAAGTGCTTCAACTCCCACAGAAGAAGAGCTTGCTCTGGTTTCTCATACGGAATCTGGGATTGATGAGTCTTTGATCAATTCAGTTTCTGCCTCTGTTAGGCTTGGCGATTCATTTTCTATATCTGCTGCTGCCAATCCATCGTCGTCTTGGTCTTCCTCTTGGTCTTTGTTTGATGCTGGCAATAACCATGTGAGCCATTCCATCCAACCAACATCATGGGGCTTGGTAATTGTCACCGCCGGTCTGGGAGGTGAAATCAGGGCTTACCAAAATTTTGGGTTGCCGCGTAGGATTGGCCGGCAAACCAGTCTTTTCGGAGGCAATACAtga
- the LOC133876678 gene encoding WUSCHEL-related homeobox 3, with protein MSPAASSRWCPTPEQLMILEEMYRSGIRTPNASQIQKITAHLSFYGKIEGKNVFYWFQNHKARDRQKLRRKLSRQLQLEQPQQLYYYQLNQPSHQFLGYFESTAAGSSASFLPQGAGVAGASTQVMNNAWKMDIPHQMVEMEKSMMTTYDHDWMTMVEKSTPTSPCYNTRPLQTLELFPITATNLKEECTTSKQL; from the exons atgtcCCCAGCAGCCTCCTCAAGATGGTGCCCAACCCCAGAGCAACTGATGATCTTGGAAGAGATGTACAGGAGTGGGATTAGAACTCCCAATGCTTCTCAGATACAGAAGATCACTGCCCACCTCTCCTTCTATGGAAAGATTGAAGGCAAGAATGTGTTCTACTGGTTTCAGAACCACAAGGCAAGGGACAGACAGAAGCTCAGAAGGAAACTCAGCAGGCAATTGCAGCTGGAGCAGCCACAGCAGCTCTACTATTATCAGCTGAATCAGCCAAGTCACCAATTTCTTGGCTACTTTGAGTCCACTGCCGCCGGTTCTTCTGCTAGCTTTCTTCCTCAG GGAGCAGGAGTGGCAGGTGCATCAACACAAGTGATGAATAACGCATGGAAGATGGATATCCCTCATCAGATGGTGGAGATGGAGAAGTCCATGATGACAACGTACGACCATGATTGGATGACAATGGTGGAAAAGAGTACTCCAACTTCCCCATGCTACAATACTAGACCCCTCCAAACCCTTGAACTCTTCCCTATCACAGCCACCAATCTCAAAGAAGAGTGCACCACATCCAAGCAACTCTAA
- the LOC133878146 gene encoding putative respiratory burst oxidase homolog protein H, with protein sequence MVSANVSDRAAGEDSTIWILESIDVDKMADVPIDNNNEAADQSTMNETTTSLKKSNSSARKRNGVPRMGRMTSGAARGLNSLRFLDRTTTGKEADAWKCIERRFNQHSVDGRLSRDKFGICIGMGAESKDFAGELYDALGRRRKMMMSTANGIALEELRIYWEDMTNQDIDSRLQIFFDMCDKNGDGKLSEDEVKEVIVLSASANKLANLKKQAAEYAALIMEELDPDHQGYIEMWQLETLLRGMVSSDESNMLAKKTQTLTRAMIPKKYRTPVSRFQSKTTELIHENWRRIWVISLWLTINLVLYFWKFNQYRHRGAFQVMGYCICIAKGAAETLKFNMALILLPVCRKTLTKLRSTFLSSLIPFDDNINFHKLVSVAIAIGISVHTITHVSCDFPRLISCPKEKFMTILGSNFSYKQPSYMSLVESIPGLTGIVMIIIMAFSFTLATHSFRRNVIKLPWPFHHLAGFNAFWYAHHLLVLAYILLAIHGYFLFLTKDWHSKTTWMYLIVPVLFYASERISITINERNHGVKIIKAIIYTGNVLALYMSKPPGFKYKSGMYLFVNCPDISNFEWHPFSITSAPGDDYLSVHIRTLGDWTKELKNRFAQVCEPQSTQVRRGSLMRMETKAHPNYEHSQSGYPRILIKGPYGAPAQNYKKYDILLLIGLGIGATPFISILKDLLNNIKPNDIEADPIHSHSAGANKKGPERAYFYWVTREQGSFEWFKGVMDDIAEYDHNHVIEMHNYLTSVYEEGDARSALIAMVQQLQHAKNGVDVVSESRIRTHFARPNWKKVFSDLASTHPSSRIGVFYCGSHMLTKSLKKLCQEFSLNSSTRFHFHKENF encoded by the exons ATGGTGTCAGCGAACGTTTCCGACAGGGCGGCCGGTGAGGACTCGACGATATGGATTCTTGAAAGCATCGACGTTGATAAAATGGCGGATGTTCCTATCGACAACAACAACGAGGCAGCTGATCAGAGCACCATGAATGAAACGACGACGTCATTGAAGAAAAGCAATAGCAGCGCAAGAAAGAGGAATGGGGTCCCCAGGATGGGAAGGATGACGTCAGGAGCAGCAAGGGGGCTTAACAGCTTACGTTTCCTCGACAGAACAACAACTGGGAAGGAAGCCGATGCGTGGAAGTGCATTGAGAGGCGCTTCAATCAGCATTCAGTTGATGGGAGGCTCTCCAGAGACAAATTTGGAATCTGTATTG GAATGGGAGCAGAATCGAAGGATTTTGCCGGGGAATTATACGATGCATTGGGTAGGCGTAGGAAGATGATGATGAGCACAGCCAATGGGATTGCTCTGGAAGAGTTGAGAATATATTGGGAAGACATGACAAATCAAGACATTGATTCCCGGCTTCAGATATTCTTTGACAT GTGTGACAAGAATGGGGATGGGAAACTGTCAGAGGATGAGGTGAAGGAG GTTATAGTTTTGAGCGCCTCCGCAAACAAGCTAGCAAATCTTAAAAAGCAAGCCGCGGAATATGCAGCTTTGATAATGGAAGAACTTGACCCTGACCATCAAGGGTATATAGAG ATGTGGCAGCTAGAGACACTACTAAGGGGAATGGTGAGCTCGGATGAAAGCAACATGCTGGCCAAGAAGACCCAAACTCTAACAAGAGCCATGATCCCCAAGAAATATAGAACTCCTGTTAGCAGATTCCAATCAAAAACCACAGAACTTATCCATGAGAACTGGAGGAGAATATGGGTTATCTCATTGTGGTTAACCATAAACTTGGTCCTTTATTTCTGGAAATTCAACCAATACAGGCACAGAGGGGCATTCCAAGTCATGGGATATTGTATCTGCATTGCCAAGGGTGCAGCTGAGACTCTGAAGTTCAATATGGCCCTCATTCTCCTTCCTGTTTGTAGAAAAACTCTTACTAAGCTTAGATCAACCTTTCTCAGTAGTTTAATTCCCTTCGACGACAATATAAACTTCCACAAGTTAGTCTCAGTGGCAATAGCAATTGGGATTTCTGTTCATACAATAACTCATGTGAGTTGTGATTTTCCAAGATTGATTTCATgcccaaaagaaaaattcatgacAATTCTTGGGTCAAATTTCAGTTACAAGCAGCCAAGTTACATGAGCTTGGTGGAAAGTATCCCAGGTCTGACAGGGATTGTAATGATTATTATAATGGCCTTCTCCTTCACTCTGGCTACACATTCGTTTAGAAGAAATGTCATCAAGTTACCATGGCCATTCCACCATTTGGCGGGGTTCAATGCCTTCTGGTATGCACACCATTTGCTGGTTCTTGCTTATATCCTCTTGGCCATACATGGCTATTTCTTGTTCCTCACAAAGGACTGGCACAGCAAGACG ACATGGATGTATCTCATTGTCCCTGTACTATTCTATGCTAGCGAGAGAATTTCTATAACAATAAACGAAAGGAATCATGGTGTAAAGATCATTAAG GCCATTATATATACAGGAAATGTTTTAGCACTATACATGAGCAAACCTCCAGGATTCAAGTACAAAAGTGGAATGTACCTCTTTGTCAATTGCCCAGATATATCAAATTTTGAATG GCATCCTTTCTCCATCACTTCAGCTCCAGGAGATGACTACTTGAGTGTCCACATACGGACCTTGGGGGACTGGACTAAAGAGCTTAAAAACAGATTTGCACAG GTCTGTGAACCCCAAAGTACACAGGTAAGAAGAGGAAGTCTCATGAGAATGGAAACTAAAGCGCATCCAAATTACGAGCATTCACAATCAGG ATATCCAAGGATCCTTATCAAGGGACCATATGGAGCCCCGGCTCAGAACTACAAGAAGTATGACATCCTTTTGCTCATAGGTCTAGGTATTGGGGCTACTCCATTCATCAGCATTTTAAAAGATCTCTTAAATAACATCAAGCCAAATGACATTGAAGCT GATCCAATACACAGCCATTCAGCCGGGGCAAATAAGAAGGGTCCTGAAAGAGCGTACTTTTATTGGGTAACCAGGGAGCAAGGATCCTTTGAATGGTTCAAAGGAGTCATGGATGATATTGCAGAGTACGACCACAAT CATGTAATAGAAATGCACAACTACCTTACTAGTGTCTATGAAGAAGGAGATGCACGGTCTGCCCTTATTGCCATGGTGCAGCAACTGCAACATGCTAAGAATGGAGTTGATGTTGTCTCTGAAAGTCGG ATTCGAACGCATTTTGCAAGGCCCAACTGGAAGAAAGTCTTTTCAGACTTGGCAAGTACACATCCGTCTTCTCGAATAG GTGTGTTCTACTGTGGTAGTCATATGCTCACCAAATCACTAAAGAAGCTCTGCCAAGAATTTAGCCTAAACTCATCAACTCGCTTCCACTTCCACAAGGAGAACTTCTAG